One window of Triticum dicoccoides isolate Atlit2015 ecotype Zavitan chromosome 5A, WEW_v2.0, whole genome shotgun sequence genomic DNA carries:
- the LOC119297400 gene encoding gibberellin-regulated protein 12-like: MALAGRLLVLLAVALLAVSIIAEHKVFASGTEEHEDNVYRVSKGGQGSLKIYQCKPACEYRCSDTKYRKPCLFFCNKCCNTCLCVPSGLYGHKYECGCYNDWKTKEGRPKCP; encoded by the exons ATGGCCCTGGCTGGTaggctgctcgtcctcctcgccgtcGCTCTTCTCGCCGTGTCCATCATCGCCGAGCACAAG GTGTTTGCCTCAGGAACCGAAGAGCATGAGGATAATGTGTACCGAGTGAGCAAG GGAGGACAGGGCAGTCTCAAGATATACC AGTGCAAGCCGGCGTGCGAGTACCGGTGCAGCGACACCAAGTACAGGAAGCCGTGCCTCTTCTTCTGCAACAAGTGCTGCAACACGTGCCTGTGCGTGCCGTCGGGCCTCTACGGCCACAAGTACGAGTGCGGCTGCTACAACGACTGGAAGACCAAGGAGGGACGCCCCAAGTGCCCCTAG